A genomic stretch from Actinomycetota bacterium includes:
- a CDS encoding AIM24 family protein, translated as MRSELFGRNLEASTPGEVFALQNSRMLRVALDGEVMARQGSMIAYQGQVDFEYQGAGGIGRMLKKAVTGEGVPLMRCRGKGDVFFANYAAEVHLLRLEGDALSVNGHSILAFEPTLTWDIRRIEGASMFAGGLFNTILQGTGWAAITAHGTPVVLQTDAPTYVDAQAAIAWSANLQTSIHRTMKAGALIGRGSGEAVQLAFAGSGFVIVQASEGEGVAPHNHGGGGGGGLLDFG; from the coding sequence GTGCGCAGCGAGCTGTTCGGCCGGAACCTCGAGGCGTCAACCCCCGGCGAGGTCTTCGCCCTGCAGAACTCGCGCATGTTGCGGGTCGCCCTGGACGGCGAGGTGATGGCCCGCCAGGGGTCGATGATCGCCTACCAGGGCCAGGTCGACTTCGAGTACCAGGGGGCGGGCGGCATCGGCCGCATGCTCAAGAAGGCCGTCACCGGCGAGGGCGTGCCGCTGATGCGCTGCCGTGGCAAGGGCGACGTGTTCTTCGCCAACTACGCCGCCGAGGTCCACCTCCTGCGGCTGGAGGGCGACGCCCTCAGCGTCAACGGCCACAGCATCCTCGCCTTCGAGCCCACCCTCACCTGGGACATCCGCCGGATCGAGGGGGCCTCGATGTTCGCCGGCGGGCTGTTCAACACGATCCTCCAGGGCACCGGCTGGGCGGCCATCACCGCCCACGGCACCCCGGTGGTGCTGCAGACCGACGCCCCGACCTACGTCGACGCCCAGGCCGCCATCGCCTGGAGCGCCAACCTCCAGACGAGCATCCACCGGACCATGAAGGCCGGCGCCCTGATCGGCCGGGGCAGCGGCGAGGCCGTCCAGCTGGCCTTCGCCGGCTCCGGGTTCGTGATCGTCCAGGCCAGCGAGGGCGAGGGCGTCGCCCCCCACAACCACGGCGGCGGCGGCGGTGGCGGCCTGCTCGACTTCGGATGA
- a CDS encoding EI24 domain-containing protein has protein sequence MSNPPDPPPGRPPGPERPGAVRPAGWTTPAGWAGAPPPTPAPGPAPGPGRGVGGPLAGGADVLRGIGMFLGTPGIRLLGIVPVLLAALLVLSLLGLLVVYLDELADTLTPFADRWDESSRTLVRVGAGLALLLGSTAVLVVSFTVIAQIIGQPFYERISDRIEHRLGAPPAGAGTPWWQTFPRASLESALLLAMTLACTAPLFVLGLFPVLGQTVVPLLQALVAGFFLAVELLAIPLERRGLHLAGRLRFVWRHRAQTLGFGITAFLLFLVPLMNVLAMPGAVVGATLLVRRLSGDQDGRPGPP, from the coding sequence ATGAGCAACCCACCGGACCCGCCGCCCGGCCGCCCGCCGGGGCCGGAGCGGCCCGGCGCGGTGCGGCCCGCCGGGTGGACCACGCCGGCGGGGTGGGCGGGCGCACCCCCGCCCACCCCGGCGCCAGGGCCGGCGCCGGGGCCGGGACGGGGGGTCGGGGGGCCGCTGGCCGGAGGGGCGGACGTGCTCCGGGGAATCGGGATGTTCCTGGGAACCCCCGGGATCCGGCTGCTGGGGATCGTGCCGGTGCTGCTGGCGGCGCTGCTGGTGCTGTCCCTGCTCGGCCTGCTGGTCGTCTACCTCGACGAGCTGGCCGACACCCTGACGCCGTTCGCCGACCGGTGGGACGAGAGCAGCCGGACCCTGGTCCGGGTCGGGGCCGGGCTGGCCCTGCTGCTGGGGTCGACGGCCGTGCTGGTGGTGTCGTTCACGGTCATCGCCCAGATCATCGGCCAGCCCTTCTACGAGCGGATCTCGGACCGCATCGAGCACCGGCTCGGCGCCCCACCGGCCGGGGCCGGCACCCCCTGGTGGCAGACCTTCCCCAGGGCCTCGCTGGAGTCGGCCCTGCTGCTGGCCATGACCCTGGCCTGCACGGCGCCCCTGTTCGTGCTGGGGCTGTTCCCGGTGCTCGGCCAGACGGTCGTGCCCCTCCTCCAGGCCCTGGTGGCCGGGTTCTTCCTGGCCGTGGAGCTGCTGGCCATCCCGCTGGAGCGGCGCGGCCTGCACCTGGCCGGGCGGCTGCGGTTCGTGTGGCGGCACCGTGCCCAGACCCTCGGGTTCGGCATCACCGCCTTCCTGCTGTTCCTGGTCCCGCTGATGAACGTGCTGGCCATGCCGGGCGCCGTGGTCGGGGCGACCCTGCTGGTGCGGCGGCTCAGCGGCGACCAGGACGGGCGGCCCGGACCACCGTGA